The genome window CGATCCTGGAGAGTGTGCTTGCGCAGCCGGGTTCCGGGCTTGGGCTGACGGTTCGAATTCCAGAAGGGATGCGAGCTGTTTCTGTCTCATCCAATGCCGTCGTGGGAGTTGCGGGATTCCTGTATCCGGGGTCGCATGTCGATGTGCTGGTGACTTACAGGCCGCCGGACGAACAGAACCCGATTACGCAGACGGTTCTGCAGAACGTCGAGGTATTGTCGGCGGGCCAGAAGATTGAGCCGGATCCCCAGGGAAAACCTGAAACAGTGAACGTGGTGACGCTGCTGTTGAATCCCGTGGATTCGGAGAAATTGGTGCTGGCTACGAGCCAAGGCAGCATCCAGTTCGCGCTGCGAAACGGTGTGGATACGACGAGCACAACGACTCCGGGGATTGGAGTTGCGGAACTGATGACCGGGAAGCCGAGACCAAAGCCGCCAGTTCGTGTGGCGAAGCAGGTGAAGCCCAAGAATTTCTATGTAGTGGAAACGATCAGTGGAACGACGAAGTCGACTGAAAAATTCGAAGAGCCAAGATAGCGAAAGGTCGCTTGACGATGCGAAACGTGACAGCTTTGCGGTTCTGGTTTGCACTCTCTCTGGTGATCGTGCTGGGTTTGCAAGCATTAGGACAGCAGCAGCCTGCGGCGGGAGCTACGCAAGCTCCTGTCGCAGAGTCAACCCAGACTTCGGCTACAGCTTCGGCCGAGGCCCAAACATTGCACATACTGGCGGGGCGTTCCGTTATTGTGAACACTCAGGCGAGGCTGAAGCGGATTCTGGTCAGCAATCCTGCAGTAGTCGAAACGACTACGGTCAGTCCCACGCAACTGGTTATCACCGCCAAAGTTCCGGGCACAGCCAGCCTGGTCCTTTGGGATGAAACGGGCAGGGCGAGAATTCTCGATATCAATGCCAATGTGGATGTTGCTGCTCTGCGTGAAGCTCTGCAGGAGGCATACCCGAACGAGGACATCCGCGTCGAAGCGGATCAGGGTCGCGTGATTCTGAGTGGTAAGGCCAGTACCACTGCTGTTTCGGAAGGAGCAGTCAAGTTAGCATCCACGTATTCGCAGTCGGTGGTGAACTCGTTGATCATTCCACCGCCGCCGCATGCGAAAGAAATCATGCTGAAGGTGCGATTCGCCGAAGTAGATCGGTCGAAGGCGCAGCAGCTAGGGCTGAATATCTTTAGCCTCGGGGCCGCTAATACGATCGGCAGTGTGACGACGCAGCAGTTTGGTCCGCCGGCCATCACAATGACAGGGGGCACCAATCAGAATCAAATCCAGACTACATTCAGCGATCTGCTGAACCTCTTCGTGTATCGGCCAGACATTAACCTTGGCGCGACGATCAAGGCTCTAGAGGCCAAGAATATTCTTCAAATATTGGCGGAGCCAAATCTACTGGCTAGAAGCGGAGAGAAGGCGAGCTTCATAGCGGGTGGAGAATTCCCATATCCAGTCGTACAAGGTACCGGAACGCAAGGCGGTGCGTTGGCTGTGACGATCCAGTTTCGTCCTTATGGCGTGAAACTGGACTTTACGGGAACGGTGAACCCGGACAACACGGTCCGACTCAAGGTGGCTCCAGAAGTGAGCACACTGGATTACGCAAACTCCCTCACGTTTCAGGGCTTCGTCGTTCCAGCCATCTCAACTCGGCGCGCCGAAACCGACGTGGAACTAAAGGATGGTCAGAGTTTCGGTATCGCGGGCCTGCTGGACAACCGGACAACCGTCCAGATGAGTAAGATTCCGGGAATAGGCGACATTCCGATACTCGGGACGTTATTCAAGTCGCGGAATATAAGTAAGAGCAATACGGAATTGGTCGTCATCGTAACGCCCGTGATCGTAGATCCCATTCATGGTCCTGTTGAAGTTCCCGCGACCCCGAAGGGTCCGTTTAGCAATCTTGACGTTCCGAAGTACGATGACGCGGTAACCGGGCACAAACCGGGAAATAACGGGCAGCAGAACAAACAATAAACAGAACTACAGGCGAAGGAGCCTCCTGGTGGCTGGCAATCAGCGGAAGTTTCAAATTGCAACCATTTCACTCGATCCGGAGACGCTGGATCGGCTCGGTCAGTTGGCGAATGGAGCGTCGTATTCGCTCCTCGCGCCCATACATCATTACGCCGCCGACGCCAATGATCTGATCTTGCTAGAGAATCTCCGCAGGACCCCTCCGGATATCTTTGTGGTCGATTTTGACGCGAATACGGATCGCGCTCGGCGGACGGTCCACCAGATCCGAGACGTGCTGCCCGCGTCTGTTGTCTTCGCGGCGTCATCGAAGTCTGAACCTGAACAGATTATCAGCGCTATGCGCAGCGGCTGTTCGGAGTAT of Terriglobia bacterium contains these proteins:
- the cpaB gene encoding Flp pilus assembly protein CpaB gives rise to the protein MDNRRIAIALVIALVVSAGATFLFYSKVRKQRDAQPKTTKIVAAKDVLRGGTQLSADNVVLIDWPANLALQGSYTKIEDVVGRPLIQPVAANQPILESVLAQPGSGLGLTVRIPEGMRAVSVSSNAVVGVAGFLYPGSHVDVLVTYRPPDEQNPITQTVLQNVEVLSAGQKIEPDPQGKPETVNVVTLLLNPVDSEKLVLATSQGSIQFALRNGVDTTSTTTPGIGVAELMTGKPRPKPPVRVAKQVKPKNFYVVETISGTTKSTEKFEEPR
- a CDS encoding type II and III secretion system protein family protein — its product is MTALRFWFALSLVIVLGLQALGQQQPAAGATQAPVAESTQTSATASAEAQTLHILAGRSVIVNTQARLKRILVSNPAVVETTTVSPTQLVITAKVPGTASLVLWDETGRARILDINANVDVAALREALQEAYPNEDIRVEADQGRVILSGKASTTAVSEGAVKLASTYSQSVVNSLIIPPPPHAKEIMLKVRFAEVDRSKAQQLGLNIFSLGAANTIGSVTTQQFGPPAITMTGGTNQNQIQTTFSDLLNLFVYRPDINLGATIKALEAKNILQILAEPNLLARSGEKASFIAGGEFPYPVVQGTGTQGGALAVTIQFRPYGVKLDFTGTVNPDNTVRLKVAPEVSTLDYANSLTFQGFVVPAISTRRAETDVELKDGQSFGIAGLLDNRTTVQMSKIPGIGDIPILGTLFKSRNISKSNTELVVIVTPVIVDPIHGPVEVPATPKGPFSNLDVPKYDDAVTGHKPGNNGQQNKQ